In Candidatus Palauibacter australiensis, the following proteins share a genomic window:
- a CDS encoding SulP family inorganic anion transporter, which produces MKPSGLPQRSRVAFIPYRGSPWQKPCVGVAAESEAVVARPPRRSQSNLSPIECAIPGRTEGRTAGKERRLKYDLPTLRGDLFGGVTSAVIALPVSLAFGVASGLGAAAGLYGAIAVGFFASVFGGNRFQISGPTPAMTVAMAVIVTTHASTLGEAFTVVVLAGLLQTALGLLRTGRFVVYTPYAVISGFMSGIGIIVMLIQILPFLGAPTAAGGPMDAVRALPEALANLNGGALIIGAATLAVSIFWPQRLSRLLPGPLVALIAGTALGVFWLTDVPTIGAIPTGLPELQLSLPSASFLARAFHPALVLALLGSVDSLLTSLVADSLTGTQHDSNRELVGQGIGNTIAGLFGGLPGAGATMGTVVNIRAGGLTRMSGALRAILLLGVLLGLGRYLEPIPHAVLAGILIKVGWDIIDWPLLAHLHRIRRDHLFVLVLTLALTVFVDLVTAVAIGLIVAGMAHARQIESLELDNVLSVPLLDRVFFEGVEGADAVDEYSARVGLVALRGAFTVASSHKLVSVIGKDIKDHEIVIFDFSDAKYLDDSAAMVIRQLLGVAEKSRTQVIVMAVSGSVEKTLGTLNILAGLPDGHVVDTMDEAREVALDLLNR; this is translated from the coding sequence ATGAAGCCCAGCGGGCTTCCCCAGCGTTCGCGGGTTGCGTTCATTCCTTACCGTGGCAGTCCCTGGCAGAAGCCCTGCGTCGGCGTCGCTGCCGAGAGCGAGGCGGTAGTTGCTCGCCCTCCGAGGCGTTCGCAGAGTAACCTGTCCCCGATCGAATGTGCGATACCGGGACGGACTGAGGGGCGGACGGCCGGAAAGGAGCGGCGCCTGAAGTACGATCTCCCTACGCTGCGCGGGGACCTGTTCGGCGGCGTCACGTCGGCGGTAATCGCCCTGCCGGTGTCCCTGGCCTTCGGCGTCGCCTCGGGGCTCGGCGCCGCCGCCGGCCTGTACGGCGCGATTGCGGTCGGCTTCTTCGCATCCGTATTCGGCGGCAACCGGTTCCAGATATCCGGGCCCACGCCGGCCATGACCGTCGCCATGGCGGTCATCGTGACGACGCATGCTTCGACGCTTGGCGAAGCCTTCACCGTCGTCGTGCTGGCGGGGCTGCTGCAGACCGCGCTGGGCCTGCTGCGGACGGGCCGATTCGTCGTGTACACGCCTTACGCCGTGATCTCCGGGTTCATGTCCGGGATCGGCATCATCGTCATGTTGATCCAGATCCTGCCCTTCCTGGGCGCGCCCACGGCGGCGGGCGGTCCCATGGACGCGGTGCGGGCGCTCCCGGAAGCCTTGGCGAACCTGAACGGCGGCGCCCTCATCATCGGCGCGGCGACCCTTGCGGTGAGCATCTTCTGGCCGCAGCGGCTGTCCCGCCTGCTCCCCGGCCCGCTCGTCGCCCTGATCGCGGGGACCGCCCTGGGCGTTTTCTGGCTCACCGATGTGCCGACCATCGGCGCGATCCCCACCGGTCTGCCGGAGCTGCAGTTGAGTCTGCCCTCCGCGAGTTTCCTGGCCCGCGCCTTCCATCCGGCGCTCGTCCTCGCCCTCCTCGGATCCGTCGACAGCCTCCTCACGTCGCTCGTGGCCGACTCGCTGACCGGCACGCAGCACGACTCGAATCGCGAGCTCGTAGGCCAGGGCATCGGCAACACGATCGCGGGCCTGTTCGGCGGGTTGCCGGGAGCGGGGGCCACGATGGGGACGGTCGTCAACATCCGCGCCGGCGGCCTCACGCGGATGTCCGGCGCTCTGCGTGCGATCCTCCTGCTGGGAGTTCTGCTGGGCCTGGGCCGGTACCTGGAGCCGATCCCCCATGCAGTACTCGCGGGCATCCTGATCAAGGTCGGGTGGGACATCATCGACTGGCCCCTCCTGGCCCACCTTCACCGCATTCGGCGCGACCACCTGTTCGTGCTGGTGCTGACGCTCGCCCTGACGGTGTTCGTCGACCTCGTGACGGCCGTGGCCATCGGCCTCATCGTCGCGGGCATGGCGCACGCGCGGCAGATCGAGAGCCTTGAACTCGACAACGTGCTCTCCGTGCCGCTGCTGGACCGGGTGTTCTTCGAGGGTGTCGAAGGCGCGGACGCGGTGGACGAGTACTCGGCCCGGGTCGGCCTCGTCGCGCTCCGAGGCGCGTTCACCGTCGCGTCGTCCCACAAGCTGGTGAGCGTGATCGGGAAGGACATCAAGGACCACGAAATCGTCATCTTCGACTTCTCCGACGCCAAGTATCTCGACGACAGCGCCGCCATGGTCATACGCCAACTGCTGGGCGTTGCCGAGAAGAGCCGCACCCAGGTGATCGTGATGGCGGTGTCCGGTTCCGTCGAAAAAACGCTGGGCACTCTCAACATCCTCGCGGGGCTGCCCGACGGCCATGTCGTCGACACCATGGACGAGGCGCGCGAAGTCGCCCTCGACCTGTTGAACCGCTGA